One genomic region from Actinocatenispora thailandica encodes:
- a CDS encoding YhgE/Pip domain-containing protein, producing MRTAGLAGLELRRFTRAPLTRAAIGALALIPLLYSGLYLWAFWNPYGELKRIPVAVVNQDRPAHQPGGKTLTAGDDLVDQLVDRHVFDWHATSAARARKGLADGDYLMTFTIPAGFSTALVSPSHDAPPRRGRLRLTTDDATNYLAGVIGKSAFAEIRTAAANSAASRYFDQMYLAFGALHDKTGQAADGAGQLADGAGDAEHGADALRDGSASAKKGADSLADGIAQAHRGAADLTTGLIALNSGAAKLDTGAGQAAAGTKKLASTVDKMAGRVEPFLRDNAGSIRDSALLLADGADAVAKHIDDLPGYVDKAVTQTEAVRDALDAYAKKHPEAANDPAFTKARQAATDAVRAAKAAQHQLDADAGSLEQVKADATQVAKTAREVAKKAPQLADDVAGARDKIDKLADGVGDLATGAHQLHQGTAKAVSGGKQLQSGLYQLSTGARQLDGGLGSLSAGAGRLAGGVSKLSDGATALADGLADGARQIPDYDAAQRAQRSDVMADPVDLHRATRHAAASYGEGFAPYFLGLSLWVGAMVGYMLLRPVTRRHLVSGAPAWRVAAAGWLPAVAIGVVQAGILELVLSATLGLDPVRPVAMLAFLAAAVVAYTGLQQLFGAALGSAGRVLTLVLLITQLVTAGGTYPLQTSPAILGAIHPYLPMSYVVDCLRHLISGGSTGMVLRGAGILVGFGVAAFAATCLVVRRSRRLTPTKLHPDLEL from the coding sequence ATGCGGACCGCCGGGCTGGCCGGGCTGGAGCTGCGCCGGTTCACCCGAGCGCCGCTGACCCGGGCCGCGATCGGCGCGCTGGCGCTGATCCCGCTGCTGTACTCGGGCCTCTACCTGTGGGCGTTCTGGAACCCGTACGGCGAGCTCAAGCGCATCCCGGTGGCGGTGGTGAACCAGGACCGGCCGGCGCACCAGCCCGGCGGGAAGACGTTGACGGCCGGCGACGACCTGGTCGACCAGCTGGTGGACCGGCACGTGTTCGACTGGCACGCCACCAGCGCGGCGCGGGCCCGCAAGGGCCTCGCGGACGGCGACTACCTGATGACGTTCACCATCCCCGCCGGCTTCTCCACCGCGCTGGTCTCGCCGTCGCACGACGCGCCACCGCGGCGCGGCCGGCTGCGGCTGACCACCGACGACGCCACCAACTACCTGGCCGGGGTGATCGGCAAGAGCGCGTTCGCCGAGATCCGGACCGCGGCGGCGAACAGCGCGGCGAGCCGGTACTTCGACCAGATGTACCTGGCGTTCGGCGCGCTGCACGACAAGACCGGTCAGGCCGCGGACGGCGCCGGCCAGCTCGCCGACGGCGCGGGCGACGCCGAGCACGGCGCGGACGCGCTCCGGGACGGATCGGCCAGCGCGAAGAAGGGCGCGGACAGCCTCGCCGACGGCATCGCACAGGCGCACCGTGGCGCCGCCGACCTGACCACCGGCCTGATCGCGCTCAACTCCGGTGCCGCGAAGCTGGACACCGGCGCGGGGCAGGCGGCCGCCGGTACCAAGAAGCTCGCGTCCACCGTGGACAAGATGGCCGGCCGGGTGGAGCCGTTCCTGCGGGACAACGCCGGATCGATCCGCGACTCCGCGCTGCTGCTCGCCGACGGGGCGGACGCGGTCGCCAAGCACATCGACGACCTGCCGGGTTACGTCGACAAGGCGGTCACCCAGACCGAGGCGGTGCGGGACGCGCTCGACGCGTACGCGAAGAAGCACCCGGAGGCGGCGAACGATCCGGCGTTCACCAAGGCCCGGCAGGCAGCCACCGACGCGGTACGGGCGGCGAAGGCGGCGCAGCACCAGCTCGACGCCGACGCGGGCAGCCTCGAACAGGTCAAGGCGGACGCGACGCAGGTCGCCAAGACGGCCCGCGAGGTGGCGAAGAAGGCGCCGCAGCTGGCCGACGACGTCGCCGGGGCGCGGGACAAGATCGACAAGTTGGCCGACGGGGTGGGCGATCTCGCCACCGGCGCGCACCAGTTGCACCAGGGCACCGCGAAGGCGGTCAGCGGCGGCAAGCAGCTACAGAGCGGGCTGTACCAGCTGTCCACCGGCGCACGGCAGCTCGACGGCGGGCTGGGCAGCCTGTCCGCCGGCGCCGGCCGGCTCGCCGGCGGGGTGTCGAAGCTGTCGGACGGCGCGACCGCGCTGGCCGACGGGTTGGCCGACGGGGCGAGGCAGATCCCCGACTACGACGCCGCCCAGCGGGCCCAACGCTCGGACGTGATGGCCGACCCGGTCGACCTGCACCGCGCCACCCGGCACGCGGCGGCAAGCTACGGCGAGGGATTCGCGCCGTACTTCCTCGGCCTGTCGCTGTGGGTCGGCGCGATGGTCGGGTACATGCTGCTGCGGCCGGTGACCCGGCGGCACCTGGTGTCCGGGGCGCCCGCCTGGCGGGTCGCCGCGGCCGGCTGGCTGCCGGCGGTGGCGATCGGGGTGGTGCAGGCCGGCATCCTGGAGCTGGTGCTGTCCGCCACCCTCGGCCTCGATCCGGTCCGTCCGGTCGCGATGCTGGCGTTCCTCGCCGCCGCCGTGGTCGCCTACACCGGCCTGCAGCAGCTGTTCGGCGCCGCGCTCGGATCCGCCGGCCGGGTGCTCACGCTGGTACTGCTGATCACCCAGCTGGTCACCGCGGGTGGCACCTACCCGCTGCAGACCTCCCCGGCGATCCTCGGCGCGATCCACCCGTACCTGCCGATGTCCTACGTGGTCGACTGCCTGCGCCATCTGATCAGCGGCGGGTCGACCGGCATGGTGCTGCGCGGGGCCGGCATCCTGGTGGGGTTCGGGGTCGCCGCGTTCGCGGCGACCTGCCTGGTGGTCCGGCGCTCCCGCCGCCTGACCCCGACGAAGCTGCATCCGGATCTGGAGCTGTAG
- a CDS encoding TetR/AcrR family transcriptional regulator: MKQADRRDATRDKLYAAAVELIAEQGFAATTVDAIADRAGVAKGTVYYNFGSKTGLFEQLLTHGVARLTERLRAATAGLPPAEAVTALVAAQLAYLRDYRAFAQLLLSEMWRTNNQWHQTVALVRGEVIGTIGEVIAAGVAAGDFAADLDVGLAASALFGVALVVGVDWLVFQPERDIDDVLAGLSAIVTSRLRPASSAGDIPSGDPTPGDTVG; the protein is encoded by the coding sequence ATGAAGCAGGCCGACCGTCGCGACGCCACCCGGGACAAGCTGTACGCGGCGGCGGTCGAGCTGATCGCCGAGCAGGGTTTCGCCGCGACCACGGTGGACGCGATCGCCGACCGGGCGGGCGTGGCGAAGGGCACCGTCTACTACAACTTCGGCTCCAAGACCGGGCTGTTCGAGCAGCTGCTGACGCACGGGGTGGCCCGGCTCACCGAGCGGCTGCGCGCCGCGACGGCCGGGCTGCCGCCCGCCGAGGCGGTGACCGCGCTGGTCGCCGCCCAGCTGGCGTACCTGCGGGACTACCGGGCGTTCGCGCAGCTGCTGCTCAGCGAGATGTGGCGGACGAACAACCAGTGGCACCAGACGGTCGCGCTGGTGCGCGGCGAGGTGATCGGCACCATCGGCGAGGTGATCGCGGCGGGGGTGGCCGCCGGCGACTTCGCCGCCGACCTGGACGTCGGGCTGGCGGCGTCGGCGCTGTTCGGGGTGGCGCTGGTGGTCGGGGTCGACTGGCTGGTGTTCCAGCCGGAGCGCGACATCGACGACGTGCTCGCCGGGCTGTCCGCGATCGTGACGAGCAGGCTGCGTCCCGCATCGTCGGCGGGCGATATACCGTCGGGGGATCCGACCCCGGGCGATACGGTCGGATGA
- a CDS encoding aminopeptidase P family protein → MSDEQAKGRSHDPAFPENYLKFMREGWADSELTGLAPLDQAPCHSRRREQLSRAFPGETLVIPTGREKVRNNDCFYPFRPGSDFAYLTGEFDPDSVLVLRPRPGGHDAVLYGHPRSPRDTDEFFRDAQYGELWVGRRHSLAEKSTLLGVETADVKDLEKVLGDLDPTRTRVLRGFDASVDGRIAVTGDGDDRGARDRELANTLSELRLVKDEWEIAQLQDAIDATVLGFEDVVRALPADRPVPERLLEGVFGLRARVAGNAVGYDSIVAAGPHATTLHWVRNDGRTAPGELLLMDMGIENNQLYTADVTRTVPVNGQFTPLQREVYSIVYAAQQAGMDYIRPGVKFADVHLTAMRVLAEGLESLGILPSAEEALDKQNMYYRRWTLHGLSHMLGLDVHDCAEARKEHYRDGELKEGFVLTVEPGLYFQPDDEKVPAELRGVGIRIEDDVLVTATGAKNLSAGLPRKADEVEAWVAAQRNAGPRLPL, encoded by the coding sequence ATGAGCGACGAGCAGGCCAAGGGACGCAGCCACGACCCGGCATTCCCGGAGAATTACCTCAAGTTCATGCGGGAAGGCTGGGCCGACTCGGAGCTGACCGGCCTCGCCCCGCTCGATCAGGCCCCGTGCCACTCGCGCCGGCGCGAGCAGCTCTCCCGGGCGTTCCCCGGCGAGACACTGGTGATCCCGACCGGCCGGGAGAAGGTGCGCAACAACGACTGCTTCTACCCGTTCCGGCCGGGCAGCGACTTCGCGTACCTGACCGGCGAGTTCGACCCGGACTCGGTGCTGGTGCTGCGGCCGCGGCCCGGCGGCCACGATGCCGTGCTCTACGGGCATCCCCGCTCCCCGCGCGACACCGACGAGTTCTTCCGCGACGCGCAGTACGGCGAGCTGTGGGTCGGCCGCCGGCACAGCCTGGCGGAGAAGTCCACCCTGCTGGGAGTCGAGACCGCCGACGTCAAGGACCTGGAGAAGGTGCTCGGCGACCTCGACCCGACCCGTACCCGGGTGCTGCGCGGGTTCGACGCGAGCGTGGACGGGCGCATCGCGGTCACCGGGGACGGCGACGACCGGGGCGCCCGCGACCGCGAGCTGGCCAACACGCTGTCCGAGCTGCGGCTGGTCAAGGACGAGTGGGAGATCGCGCAGTTGCAGGACGCGATCGACGCGACCGTGCTGGGTTTCGAGGACGTGGTGCGGGCGCTGCCGGCCGACCGGCCGGTCCCGGAGCGGCTGCTGGAGGGCGTCTTCGGGCTGCGCGCCCGGGTCGCCGGCAACGCGGTGGGGTACGACTCGATCGTCGCCGCCGGCCCGCACGCCACCACGCTGCACTGGGTGCGCAACGACGGCCGGACCGCGCCGGGCGAGTTGCTGCTGATGGACATGGGCATCGAGAACAACCAGCTCTACACCGCCGACGTGACCCGGACCGTGCCGGTGAACGGGCAGTTCACGCCGCTGCAGCGGGAGGTGTACTCGATCGTCTACGCCGCCCAGCAGGCCGGCATGGACTACATCCGGCCCGGGGTGAAGTTCGCCGACGTGCACCTGACCGCGATGCGGGTGCTCGCCGAGGGGCTGGAGTCGCTCGGCATCCTGCCCTCGGCCGAGGAGGCGCTGGACAAGCAGAACATGTACTACCGGCGCTGGACCCTGCACGGCCTGAGCCACATGCTCGGCCTGGACGTGCACGACTGCGCCGAGGCGCGCAAGGAGCACTACCGGGACGGCGAGCTGAAGGAGGGGTTCGTGCTGACCGTCGAGCCGGGCCTCTACTTCCAGCCCGACGACGAGAAGGTGCCGGCCGAGCTGCGCGGCGTCGGCATCCGTATCGAGGACGACGTGCTGGTCACCGCGACCGGGGCGAAGAACCTGTCGGCCGGGCTGCCGCGCAAGGCCGACGAGGTCGAGGCGTGGGTGGCCGCCCAGCGCAACGCCGGCCCCCGCCTCCCGCTGTAG
- a CDS encoding glyoxalase has protein sequence MIHHVQLSCPAGTEDALRAFYAGVLGLTEIPKPPVLAARGGCWFRGHGVELHLGVEADFSPARKAHPGLIWPDLDTLAERLTAAGYPVDWDDDFPGMRRFHSADCHGNRLEFLHPVDAEAQ, from the coding sequence ATGATCCACCACGTCCAACTCTCCTGCCCGGCCGGCACCGAGGACGCGCTGCGGGCCTTCTACGCCGGCGTTCTCGGGCTCACCGAGATCCCCAAGCCGCCGGTACTCGCCGCGCGCGGCGGCTGCTGGTTCCGCGGCCACGGCGTCGAACTGCACCTCGGCGTCGAGGCCGACTTCAGCCCGGCGCGCAAGGCGCATCCCGGCCTGATCTGGCCCGACCTGGACACCCTCGCCGAGCGGCTGACCGCCGCCGGCTACCCGGTCGACTGGGACGACGACTTCCCCGGCATGCGGCGCTTCCACTCCGCCGACTGCCACGGCAACCGCCTGGAGTTCCTGCACCCCGTCGACGCCGAGGCCCAGTAG
- the acnA gene encoding aconitate hydratase AcnA yields MASLDTFGAKSSLQVGDDTYEIYRLDAVDGQARLPYSLKILLENLLRTEDGANITADHIRALAGWDPTAQPSVEIQYTPARVLMQDFTGVPCIVDLATMREAVRELGGDTGKVNPLAPSELVIDHSVIADIFGREDAFERNVELEYGRNKERYQFLRWGQTAFDDFKVVPPGTGIVHQVNIEYLARTVFARDGVAYPDTLVGTDSHTTMVNGLGVLGWGVGGIEAEAAMLGQPVSMLIPRVVGFKLSGQLPDGATATDLVLTITEMLRKHGVVGKFVEFYGPGVSAVPLANRATIGNMSPEYGSTCAIFPIDAETVRYLRLTGRDEKQIALVESYAKEQGLWHDPAAEPDYSERLELDLSTVEPSLAGPKRPQDRVPLASAKSMFRNTLKDYVTDEKLGGQDEADAESFPASDSPAFSGDDAAGAPRVPSAAKNGRPSRPVRVTDENGTEFELDHGAVVIAAITSCTNTSNPQVMVGAALLAKNAVERGLNRKPWVKTTLAPGSKVVMDYYERAGLTPYLDKLGFNLVGYGCTTCIGNSGPLPEAISAAVNDNDLTAISVLSGNRNFEGRINPDVKMNYLASPPLVVAYALAGTMDIDFETEPVGTDAEGKPVFLRELWPSGLEIENVIGGALASEMFSSDYSDVFAGDQRWQSLPTPTGDTFAWADESTYVRKPPYFEGMARDPQPVADIAGARVLAKLGDSVTTDHISPAGAIKPDSPAGKYLTEHGVERRDFNSYGSRRGNHEVMIRGTFANIRLRNQLVPGVEGGFTKDFTTGEQAAIYDAAQNYAAAGTPLVILAGKEYGSGSSRDWAAKGTVLLGVRAVIAESFERIHRSNLIGMGVLPLQFPAGQNAESLGLTGEETFAISGVTALNDGTTPRTVHVTAGEVEFDAVVRIDTPGEADYYRHGGILQYVLRKMLTH; encoded by the coding sequence GTGGCGAGCCTCGACACCTTCGGCGCGAAGAGCAGCCTGCAGGTAGGTGACGACACCTACGAGATCTACCGGTTGGACGCGGTCGACGGGCAGGCCCGCCTGCCGTACAGCCTGAAGATCCTGCTGGAGAACCTGCTCCGCACCGAGGACGGCGCGAACATCACCGCCGACCACATCCGGGCCCTGGCCGGCTGGGACCCGACCGCGCAGCCCAGCGTGGAGATCCAGTACACCCCGGCCCGGGTGCTGATGCAGGACTTCACCGGCGTGCCGTGCATCGTGGATCTCGCCACCATGCGCGAGGCGGTGCGCGAGCTCGGCGGCGACACCGGCAAGGTCAACCCGCTGGCCCCGTCCGAGCTGGTCATCGACCACTCGGTGATCGCCGACATCTTCGGCCGCGAGGACGCGTTCGAGCGCAACGTCGAGCTGGAGTACGGGCGGAACAAGGAGCGCTACCAGTTCCTGCGCTGGGGCCAGACCGCGTTCGACGACTTCAAGGTCGTCCCACCGGGCACCGGCATCGTGCACCAGGTCAACATCGAGTACCTCGCCCGCACCGTCTTCGCCCGCGACGGCGTCGCCTACCCGGACACCCTGGTCGGCACCGACTCGCACACCACCATGGTCAACGGCCTCGGCGTGCTCGGCTGGGGCGTCGGCGGCATCGAGGCGGAGGCCGCGATGCTCGGCCAGCCGGTGTCGATGCTGATCCCGCGGGTGGTCGGGTTCAAGCTGTCCGGCCAGCTGCCGGACGGCGCGACCGCCACCGACCTGGTGCTGACCATCACCGAGATGCTGCGCAAGCACGGCGTGGTCGGCAAGTTCGTCGAGTTCTACGGTCCCGGCGTGTCCGCGGTGCCGCTGGCGAACCGCGCCACCATCGGCAACATGAGCCCGGAGTACGGCTCGACCTGCGCGATTTTCCCGATCGACGCGGAGACGGTGCGCTACCTGCGGCTCACCGGGCGAGACGAGAAGCAGATCGCCCTGGTCGAGTCGTACGCCAAGGAACAGGGCCTGTGGCACGACCCGGCGGCCGAGCCGGACTACTCCGAGCGGCTGGAACTGGACCTGTCCACCGTGGAGCCGTCGCTGGCCGGCCCGAAGCGCCCGCAGGACCGGGTGCCGCTGGCGAGCGCGAAGTCGATGTTCCGCAACACGCTCAAGGACTACGTGACCGACGAGAAGCTCGGCGGGCAGGACGAGGCGGACGCCGAGTCGTTCCCGGCCAGCGACTCCCCCGCGTTCTCCGGTGACGACGCGGCCGGCGCGCCGCGGGTACCGTCCGCGGCCAAGAACGGCCGGCCGAGCCGGCCGGTGCGGGTGACCGACGAGAACGGTACCGAGTTCGAGCTGGACCACGGAGCCGTCGTGATCGCCGCGATCACCTCCTGCACCAACACCTCCAACCCGCAGGTGATGGTGGGCGCCGCGCTGCTGGCCAAGAACGCGGTCGAGCGCGGGCTGAACCGCAAGCCGTGGGTCAAGACCACGCTCGCGCCCGGCTCGAAGGTGGTCATGGACTACTACGAGCGCGCCGGCCTGACGCCCTACCTGGACAAGCTCGGCTTCAACCTGGTCGGGTACGGCTGCACCACCTGCATCGGCAACTCCGGTCCGCTGCCGGAGGCGATCAGCGCCGCGGTCAACGACAACGACCTGACCGCCATCTCGGTGCTGTCCGGCAACCGCAACTTCGAGGGCCGGATCAACCCGGACGTCAAGATGAACTACCTGGCCTCGCCGCCGCTGGTGGTGGCGTACGCGCTGGCCGGCACGATGGACATCGACTTCGAGACCGAGCCGGTCGGTACCGACGCCGAGGGCAAGCCGGTGTTCCTGCGCGAGCTGTGGCCGTCCGGACTGGAGATCGAGAACGTGATCGGCGGCGCGCTGGCCTCCGAGATGTTCTCGTCGGACTACTCCGACGTGTTCGCCGGCGACCAGCGCTGGCAGTCGCTGCCGACTCCGACCGGCGACACGTTCGCCTGGGCCGACGAGTCGACCTACGTGCGCAAGCCCCCGTACTTCGAGGGCATGGCGCGCGACCCGCAGCCGGTGGCCGACATCGCCGGCGCCCGGGTGCTGGCGAAGCTGGGCGACTCGGTGACCACCGACCACATCTCGCCGGCCGGTGCGATCAAGCCGGACTCCCCCGCCGGGAAGTACCTGACCGAGCACGGGGTCGAGCGGCGCGACTTCAACTCGTACGGCTCGCGGCGCGGCAACCACGAGGTGATGATCCGCGGCACGTTCGCGAACATCCGGCTGCGCAACCAGCTGGTGCCCGGCGTCGAGGGCGGCTTCACGAAGGACTTCACCACCGGTGAGCAGGCCGCCATCTACGACGCCGCGCAGAACTACGCGGCGGCCGGTACCCCGCTGGTCATCCTGGCCGGCAAGGAGTACGGCTCGGGTTCGTCCCGGGACTGGGCGGCGAAGGGCACCGTGCTGCTGGGCGTGCGGGCGGTCATCGCCGAGTCGTTCGAGCGCATCCACCGCTCCAACCTGATCGGGATGGGCGTGCTGCCGCTGCAGTTCCCGGCGGGCCAGAACGCCGAGTCGCTCGGGCTCACCGGCGAGGAGACGTTCGCGATCAGCGGCGTCACCGCGCTCAACGACGGTACGACGCCGCGCACGGTGCACGTGACCGCGGGCGAGGTCGAGTTCGACGCGGTGGTGCGCATCGACACCCCCGGCGAGGCCGACTACTACCGGCACGGCGGCATCCTGCAGTACGTGCTGCGCAAGATGCTGACCCACTGA
- a CDS encoding DoxX family protein produces the protein MPHPNTDRPTDPVPAAVEPAPPGPAAGPERPRRAVPLGAFRVVVGLLFACHGASALFDWPAVAQHAAGSVGSWPGWYAAVIELVGGTLVMLGLGTRACALICSGSMAFAYFTVHQPHALLPIENGGEPAALFCWAFLAIAVTGPGPYALDAALRRAR, from the coding sequence ATGCCGCACCCCAACACCGACCGCCCCACCGATCCGGTACCCGCCGCCGTCGAGCCCGCACCACCGGGACCCGCGGCCGGCCCGGAACGCCCGAGGCGGGCCGTACCGCTGGGCGCGTTCCGGGTGGTGGTCGGCCTGCTGTTCGCCTGCCACGGCGCTTCCGCACTGTTCGACTGGCCCGCCGTCGCGCAGCACGCCGCCGGCTCCGTCGGCAGCTGGCCCGGCTGGTACGCGGCGGTCATCGAACTGGTCGGCGGCACCCTGGTGATGCTCGGGCTCGGCACCCGCGCCTGCGCGCTGATCTGCTCCGGCAGCATGGCGTTCGCATACTTCACCGTGCACCAACCGCACGCCCTGCTACCGATCGAGAACGGCGGCGAGCCGGCCGCCCTGTTCTGCTGGGCCTTCCTGGCGATCGCGGTCACCGGCCCCGGCCCCTACGCCCTCGACGCCGCCCTCCGCCGCGCCCGCTGA
- a CDS encoding transporter substrate-binding domain-containing protein, translated as MVDAAADVVGDLAPSGVLRAAINLGNPVLAQGSADAPAGVTVAIARAVADRLGVPVEFVCFDAARKSYQAMISGAADICFLAIEPAREADVAFTAPYVVIEGVFAVPQGSPLRTVADVDAPGVRIAVKQGSAYDLYLTRTLRHATLVRGAESIEVFRAGGVEAVAGIRQPLTGIVAADPDLRLIDERFMQIRQAVGTTRDRAAGSIEFLRASVEALKADGTVAAALRDSHQSDTLLAPPAG; from the coding sequence ATGGTGGATGCCGCTGCCGACGTGGTCGGCGATCTTGCCCCGAGCGGGGTGCTGCGAGCCGCGATCAACCTGGGGAATCCGGTGCTCGCACAGGGTTCGGCGGACGCGCCGGCGGGGGTGACGGTGGCGATCGCCCGGGCGGTCGCGGACCGGCTCGGGGTGCCCGTCGAGTTCGTCTGCTTCGACGCCGCCCGCAAGTCGTACCAGGCGATGATCTCCGGCGCCGCGGACATCTGCTTCCTCGCGATCGAGCCCGCGCGCGAAGCGGACGTGGCGTTCACCGCGCCGTACGTGGTGATCGAGGGGGTGTTCGCGGTACCGCAGGGCTCGCCGCTGCGCACCGTCGCCGACGTCGATGCCCCGGGCGTGCGCATCGCGGTCAAGCAGGGCTCCGCCTACGACCTGTACCTGACCCGCACGCTGCGGCACGCCACCCTGGTGCGCGGCGCGGAGTCGATCGAGGTGTTCCGCGCCGGCGGTGTCGAGGCGGTGGCCGGCATCCGGCAGCCGCTGACCGGGATCGTCGCGGCCGACCCGGACCTGCGGCTGATCGACGAGCGGTTCATGCAGATCCGGCAGGCCGTCGGTACCACCCGGGACCGGGCGGCGGGATCGATCGAGTTCCTGCGGGCCAGCGTCGAGGCGCTCAAGGCGGACGGCACCGTGGCCGCCGCGCTGCGCGACTCGCACCAGTCCGACACCCTGCTCGCCCCGCCGGCCGGATAG
- a CDS encoding FAD-dependent oxidoreductase, which translates to MTDTRTAIVVGGGIAGPVTALALQRAGITATVYEAYDGTADGVGAMLSIAPNGRAALDVLDAGHVLDEIGTPMTAMLLRSWTGKVLAELGTPPGLPDQLLVQRADLYRALYDEAIGRGIAVEHGKRLVSLADDGSAVTARFADGTSATADILVGADGIRSTTRGLIDRGAPAPRYGGLLNFGALVPDAGESTGGKMHMVFGKRAFCGYLVYEGGLGGWFVNLPRDTPLSLAEQRAVPNRVWLERLRAAFAGDRTLAPDLIGRTDPDDLLVVGPVEDLPTVPTWHRGRVVLVGDAAHATSPSSGQGASLAMESAVQLGRCLRDLPPQRAFTAYERLRRSRVERIIAAGARTNSNKAAGPVARVLRDLVLPVAMRSFAKPEKMAWQYGYRIDWDASAA; encoded by the coding sequence CGATCGTCGTCGGCGGCGGTATCGCCGGGCCGGTGACCGCGCTGGCGCTGCAACGCGCCGGGATCACCGCCACCGTGTACGAGGCGTACGACGGCACCGCCGACGGGGTCGGTGCCATGCTGAGCATCGCGCCCAACGGCCGCGCCGCGCTGGACGTGCTGGACGCCGGGCACGTGCTCGACGAGATCGGTACCCCGATGACCGCGATGCTGCTGCGCAGCTGGACCGGCAAGGTGCTGGCCGAACTCGGCACCCCGCCGGGGCTGCCGGATCAGCTGCTGGTGCAGCGCGCCGACCTGTACCGCGCGCTGTACGACGAGGCGATCGGCCGGGGCATCGCCGTCGAGCACGGCAAGCGGTTGGTGTCGCTGGCGGACGACGGATCCGCGGTCACCGCCCGGTTCGCCGACGGTACCAGCGCGACCGCCGACATCCTGGTCGGCGCGGACGGCATCCGGTCGACCACCCGCGGCCTGATCGACCGGGGCGCACCGGCACCCCGCTATGGCGGGCTGCTGAACTTCGGTGCGCTGGTCCCGGATGCCGGCGAGTCGACCGGCGGCAAGATGCACATGGTGTTCGGCAAGCGCGCCTTCTGCGGCTACCTGGTGTACGAGGGCGGCCTCGGTGGCTGGTTCGTCAACCTGCCGCGAGACACGCCGCTGTCGCTGGCCGAGCAGCGCGCGGTGCCCAACCGGGTGTGGCTGGAGCGGCTGCGTGCCGCGTTCGCCGGCGACCGCACCCTCGCCCCGGACCTGATCGGCCGTACCGATCCGGACGACCTGCTCGTCGTCGGCCCGGTCGAGGACCTGCCGACGGTACCGACCTGGCACCGCGGCCGGGTGGTGCTCGTCGGCGACGCCGCGCACGCCACCTCGCCGTCCTCCGGCCAGGGTGCGTCGCTCGCGATGGAGTCCGCGGTGCAGCTGGGCCGCTGCCTGCGCGACCTGCCGCCGCAGCGTGCGTTCACCGCGTACGAGCGGCTGCGCCGGTCCCGGGTGGAACGCATCATCGCGGCCGGTGCCCGCACCAACAGCAACAAGGCGGCCGGCCCCGTCGCCCGGGTGCTGCGCGATCTGGTCCTGCCGGTGGCGATGCGCTCGTTCGCCAAGCCGGAGAAGATGGCCTGGCAGTACGGCTACCGCATCGACTGGGACGCCTCCGCCGCCTGA